One Candidatus Bathyarchaeota archaeon genomic window carries:
- a CDS encoding beta-propeller domain-containing protein, whose protein sequence is MFDELNLSRTVSYAFALLLLGSLWGVALSNWRSIYLPNEPYLDSNSLKRFSSEDELRAFLNRSYLGRAIFHGPLGFRLPGGSISFGQALSAKTMAIPEASDYSVTNIQVEGVDEADFVKTDGKYIYLVADSSIVIVRAYPPEKAEVLSRISLNRSVGEIFLNGDRLAILLREKLPHYVFTSWRLIAPRFETSTIVKIFDISDRAHPVEERSIEVDGYYVSSRMIGEYIYLVTVQPAYLNCSDVVIPKIRTRELVVTIPVSSIYYANYTDSSYAYTNIFSMSLLDPGKPLNHESLLVGASSCIYVSTSHIYITVPRYEQMGSGRVEKTSIYRIGIEGGKIIYMAGGVVPGWVLNQFSMDEFNGYFRIATTIGRYWGEAVRPRNNVYILNSSLGIVGRLEGLAPGEEIYSARFMGSRCYLVTFKKVDPLFVLDLSDPANPKVLGRLKIPGYSNYLHPYDDSHLIGIGKETVEAEGGGFAWYQGVKISLFDISDVENPKELAKYEVGDRGTDSPALRDHKALLLIRSRSMLVLPILEARINPEAYPGEIPPNAQGNYVYQGAYILRVSPEGIELLGRITHMDDVDDLAKSGFYFESPYSVKRALYIEDTIYTISDSMIKMNSLDTLKEINRVILP, encoded by the coding sequence ATGTTCGATGAGTTAAATTTGAGTAGGACTGTATCCTATGCCTTCGCTCTACTCCTGCTGGGCAGCCTTTGGGGGGTGGCCTTATCCAACTGGAGGAGCATATATCTCCCTAACGAGCCTTATTTGGATTCCAACTCTCTGAAAAGGTTCTCCTCTGAAGATGAGTTGAGAGCCTTCCTTAATAGGAGCTATCTAGGGAGGGCGATATTCCATGGACCCTTGGGTTTTCGGTTGCCCGGAGGGTCAATATCATTTGGTCAGGCTTTGAGTGCGAAGACGATGGCTATACCTGAGGCTTCCGATTATTCCGTTACCAATATCCAAGTTGAGGGGGTTGATGAGGCAGACTTTGTAAAGACGGATGGTAAATACATCTACCTCGTCGCAGACAGCTCCATCGTGATCGTTAGGGCATATCCTCCAGAAAAGGCGGAGGTTCTCTCCAGAATCTCCCTAAACCGCTCTGTTGGAGAGATTTTCTTGAATGGAGATAGGCTGGCCATCCTCCTCCGAGAAAAGTTGCCACATTATGTTTTTACATCGTGGAGGTTGATTGCTCCACGGTTTGAGACATCGACCATTGTCAAGATCTTCGACATCTCTGACAGGGCCCATCCCGTGGAGGAGAGGAGCATAGAGGTTGATGGATATTATGTGAGTTCGAGAATGATAGGGGAGTACATCTACCTAGTCACAGTTCAACCTGCCTATCTTAATTGTAGTGATGTAGTCATCCCCAAGATAAGGACTAGGGAACTTGTCGTAACCATTCCGGTATCCTCAATATACTATGCTAATTATACTGACAGTTCATACGCCTACACGAACATCTTCTCTATGAGCCTATTGGATCCGGGAAAGCCCTTAAACCACGAGTCCTTACTTGTAGGGGCGTCAAGCTGTATCTATGTATCCACCAGCCACATCTACATAACGGTCCCGAGATATGAGCAAATGGGGTCTGGGAGGGTTGAGAAGACCTCCATCTACAGGATAGGGATAGAGGGTGGGAAGATAATTTACATGGCCGGGGGTGTGGTCCCCGGATGGGTTCTGAACCAGTTCTCCATGGATGAGTTCAACGGCTACTTCAGGATAGCCACAACGATAGGTAGGTACTGGGGCGAAGCGGTGAGGCCTAGGAATAATGTGTATATCTTAAACTCCAGCTTAGGGATCGTTGGGAGGCTTGAGGGGCTGGCTCCAGGTGAGGAGATCTACTCAGCCAGGTTTATGGGTTCCAGGTGCTATCTCGTGACCTTCAAGAAGGTTGACCCCCTCTTCGTCTTGGACTTGAGCGACCCCGCAAATCCGAAGGTGCTCGGCAGGCTGAAGATCCCGGGATACTCCAACTACCTCCACCCATATGATGACAGCCACCTGATAGGCATAGGAAAGGAGACCGTCGAGGCTGAGGGAGGAGGCTTCGCCTGGTATCAAGGTGTGAAGATCTCCCTCTTCGACATCAGCGACGTGGAGAACCCTAAGGAGTTGGCAAAATACGAGGTTGGGGATAGGGGAACAGACTCTCCAGCTCTTAGGGATCATAAGGCGCTGTTACTCATTAGGTCCAGGAGCATGCTCGTGCTCCCGATATTAGAGGCTAGGATAAACCCAGAAGCCTATCCTGGAGAGATTCCACCTAACGCCCAGGGCAACTACGTATATCAGGGGGCCTACATCCTCAGGGTATCCCCGGAGGGAATAGAGCTCCTGGGAAGGATCACCCACATGGATGATGTTGATGATCTGGCCAAGAGCGGTTTCTACTTCGAATCTCCCTACTCTGTTAAGAGGGCGCTCTATATCGAGGATACAATTTACACTATATCAGACAGTATGATTAAGATGAACAGTCTAGATACCCTAAAGGAGATCAACCGGGTCATTCTTCCATAG
- a CDS encoding ABC transporter substrate-binding protein codes for MKLISYTYSVAILSAILLLSSISGVAVAPINPNDVSQAEAPRYGGTLVFLRISDSSTLNPLLTIDDPSFLVANQIFSSLIDRGLDEKGNLVYRPDLAERWEISPDGLTYTFYLRKNVKWHDGKPLTSADVKFTFDLYLDPKLALPQRPFFAVIDNITTPDDYTVVFHLKEPSPILMPLGFAFWRNHMIIPKHLYEGTDIWNNPYNEKPIGSGPFKFVEWVKGDRIVLEKNKDYYIKGLPYLDRIIYKVAPNTASQIAALETGEAGAINMVPEPEVKRLQGIEGIYVFPIFTALGLTNYLGMNQGTSPAGNENPILMNKKVRHAILHAINRQEIIDLALGGFGKVQHSWVSSALKDFYEPNVPKYEYDPKKAEQLLDEAGYPRGPDGYRFELRLYYTAGDTPRERGSEIIKSQLDKVGIKVKLVSADWPTLKEWITVKYDYDLAWFGHATGPDPDRLFVYYHSSAIAPGSWQFVRYNNSEVDRLWDESRKTVDPAKRAELFKRMQMIMMEDLPIIPIQERVLFAAARTEYRGLNETGAYWYCNHFDRVWWTKGSLATPEAAEAKIKEVESKLKEYQAGNWGKVDEALAKLQEAKKALSEGKYDTAVSSAEAALKIPTPPPPIGLYATVAVVIIAIAAAAGYFFVRRRKM; via the coding sequence ATGAAACTGATATCTTACACGTATTCGGTTGCTATACTCTCGGCGATTCTACTTCTCTCATCAATCTCAGGGGTTGCAGTCGCCCCAATAAATCCAAATGATGTATCTCAGGCCGAGGCCCCAAGGTATGGTGGAACCCTCGTCTTCCTGAGGATAAGCGACTCGAGCACCCTCAACCCCCTCCTAACAATCGATGATCCCTCCTTCCTTGTCGCGAACCAGATCTTCAGCTCCCTCATAGACAGAGGCTTAGACGAGAAGGGGAACCTGGTCTACAGGCCAGACCTAGCGGAGAGGTGGGAGATATCCCCTGACGGGTTGACCTATACCTTCTACCTGAGGAAGAATGTGAAATGGCATGATGGAAAGCCCCTCACCTCAGCCGATGTCAAGTTCACCTTCGACCTCTACCTAGACCCAAAGCTGGCCCTACCCCAGCGCCCATTCTTCGCCGTGATAGATAATATAACCACTCCTGACGACTACACCGTCGTATTCCACCTCAAGGAGCCCAGCCCCATCCTCATGCCCCTAGGGTTCGCCTTCTGGAGGAACCATATGATAATCCCAAAGCACCTGTATGAGGGCACCGACATCTGGAATAACCCGTATAACGAGAAGCCTATCGGTTCAGGTCCCTTCAAGTTCGTCGAGTGGGTGAAGGGGGACCGGATCGTCTTGGAGAAGAATAAGGACTACTACATAAAGGGCCTACCCTACCTGGACAGGATCATATACAAGGTTGCCCCCAATACAGCCTCCCAGATAGCTGCGCTTGAGACTGGGGAGGCTGGAGCCATAAACATGGTCCCGGAGCCCGAGGTGAAGAGGCTCCAGGGAATAGAGGGCATCTACGTCTTCCCCATCTTCACAGCGTTGGGGTTGACGAACTATCTGGGAATGAACCAGGGAACCAGCCCAGCGGGGAATGAGAATCCTATACTGATGAATAAGAAGGTGAGGCATGCCATCCTCCACGCCATCAACCGACAGGAGATAATAGACCTGGCCCTAGGAGGGTTCGGAAAGGTGCAGCACAGCTGGGTCTCATCGGCCCTCAAGGACTTCTACGAGCCCAATGTCCCGAAGTACGAGTATGACCCTAAGAAGGCTGAGCAGCTCCTAGACGAGGCGGGCTATCCAAGGGGTCCAGACGGGTACAGGTTCGAGCTCCGACTCTACTACACCGCTGGAGACACACCGAGAGAGAGGGGGTCAGAGATAATAAAATCTCAACTCGATAAGGTCGGGATAAAGGTCAAGTTGGTCTCGGCCGATTGGCCCACTCTGAAGGAGTGGATAACAGTCAAGTACGACTATGACCTAGCATGGTTCGGCCACGCGACCGGACCCGACCCCGATAGGCTATTCGTCTACTATCACAGTTCAGCGATAGCCCCAGGGAGCTGGCAGTTCGTGAGGTATAACAACTCTGAGGTCGACAGGCTCTGGGATGAGTCCAGGAAGACCGTGGACCCAGCTAAGAGGGCTGAGCTGTTCAAGAGAATGCAGATGATAATGATGGAGGACCTCCCCATTATACCAATCCAGGAGAGGGTTCTATTCGCGGCTGCTAGGACGGAATATAGAGGCTTGAATGAGACCGGGGCCTACTGGTACTGCAACCACTTCGACAGGGTGTGGTGGACGAAGGGGAGCCTAGCAACCCCTGAGGCTGCAGAGGCGAAGATAAAGGAGGTTGAATCCAAGCTGAAGGAGTACCAAGCTGGCAATTGGGGGAAGGTTGACGAGGCGTTAGCGAAGCTCCAAGAGGCTAAGAAGGCCCTCTCGGAAGGAAAGTATGATACAGCCGTATCCTCAGCCGAGGCTGCATTGAAGATCCCGACGCCTCCGCCTCCCATAGGCCTCTATGCGACCGTCGCGGTGGTCATCATAGCTATTGCGGCAGCGGCAGGCTACTTCTTCGTGAGAAGAAGGAAGATGTAA
- a CDS encoding TldD/PmbA family protein — MSQDLARFILEEASRRGASYSDVRIVSIENEVLNVRNGSPEQVELQGLRGFGVRVIVNGSWGFAASVDLNRDEAVNVVKRAVDIARASSRLKKGDVVLAWEDARRAEYSTPYKKDPFEAPLEEKLEILMDAERSLAACSPLIKTSNSYYRGYRERKLFMSSEGSEISQTITWCGGGIMAVAVRGGEVQVRSYPSSFRGDYSTSGYEYFESLALVDHAEEVGGELVKLMDAERCPSEEMDLILTGDQLALQIHESCGHPTELDRVMGTEADMAGTSFLTPDKLGRFMYGSKNVNLVADATVPGGLGTFGYDDEGVKAKMVYLVREGLFVGYQTSRETAAALNLRESSGGMRADSPLSLPIIRMTNINLLPGDWKAEEIIEDTRDGILMMTNRSWSIDDKRINFQFGTEVGWRIRDGSREGLVKNPTYMGVTPRFWGSCDAVSGDDWRMWGTPSCGKGVPGQVMYVGHGCGTARFRRTRVGLI, encoded by the coding sequence TTGTCTCAGGATCTTGCTAGATTTATTCTGGAGGAAGCCTCGAGGAGAGGCGCCAGCTACTCCGATGTAAGGATCGTCAGCATAGAGAACGAGGTTTTGAATGTTAGGAACGGCTCCCCTGAGCAGGTTGAGCTTCAGGGGCTGAGGGGGTTTGGAGTTAGGGTTATAGTGAACGGCTCATGGGGCTTCGCAGCCTCCGTCGACCTGAACAGGGATGAGGCCGTTAACGTGGTTAAGAGGGCTGTTGATATAGCTCGGGCAAGCTCTAGGCTGAAGAAGGGGGATGTGGTTCTGGCCTGGGAGGATGCTAGGAGGGCTGAGTACTCCACACCGTACAAGAAGGACCCTTTCGAGGCTCCCCTTGAGGAGAAGCTTGAGATATTGATGGATGCAGAGAGGAGCCTCGCGGCATGCTCCCCCCTGATAAAGACCTCTAACAGCTATTACCGTGGCTACAGGGAGAGGAAGCTCTTCATGAGCAGCGAGGGCTCAGAGATCTCCCAGACCATAACCTGGTGCGGCGGGGGCATAATGGCGGTGGCCGTGAGGGGGGGCGAGGTCCAGGTTAGGTCTTACCCCTCCTCCTTCCGGGGGGACTACTCGACCTCCGGCTACGAGTACTTCGAGTCCCTCGCCCTAGTAGACCACGCGGAGGAGGTTGGAGGAGAGCTGGTGAAGCTCATGGACGCTGAGAGGTGCCCCTCGGAGGAGATGGACCTGATCCTCACAGGAGACCAGCTGGCCCTCCAGATACATGAGAGCTGCGGCCACCCCACCGAGCTTGACAGGGTGATGGGGACTGAGGCTGATATGGCCGGTACGAGCTTCCTCACCCCAGATAAGCTCGGTAGGTTCATGTACGGCTCGAAGAACGTGAACCTCGTTGCCGACGCCACGGTTCCAGGGGGGCTGGGAACCTTCGGCTACGACGACGAGGGGGTTAAAGCCAAGATGGTCTACTTGGTCAGGGAGGGCCTCTTCGTAGGCTACCAGACCTCGAGGGAGACGGCTGCAGCCCTAAACCTGAGGGAGAGCAGCGGGGGGATGAGGGCAGACTCCCCTCTCTCCCTCCCAATAATCAGGATGACGAACATAAACCTCCTTCCAGGAGATTGGAAGGCCGAGGAGATCATCGAGGATACCAGGGATGGGATTCTTATGATGACAAACAGGTCCTGGAGCATAGATGACAAGAGGATAAACTTCCAGTTCGGCACGGAGGTGGGCTGGAGGATAAGGGACGGGAGCAGGGAGGGCCTAGTTAAGAACCCGACATATATGGGTGTGACCCCCAGGTTCTGGGGCTCCTGCGACGCTGTGAGCGGGGACGACTGGAGAATGTGGGGAACCCCGAGCTGCGGTAAGGGTGTGCCAGGACAGGTGATGTATGTGGGCCACGGCTGCGGAACTGCGAGGTTCAGGAGGACCCGGGTGGGGCTGATATGA
- a CDS encoding ABC transporter permease — protein sequence MVTRAYLGRLERYSHGLRGFWRSYSRNRPAVLGFGILIALTAIAVLTDRLDPYNPFGIYPSEVLLPPSSSHPFGTDDLGRDILKLIMFGSKTSLLVGFSAVFIASSIGIIVGAISGYYGGKVEDILMRFTDMLLIIPNFFLILLIVALFGSSLRNVVLVIGFMTWPGTARLLRSTFLSLREQEFVQAARVVGASHLRIIFRHLLPNGIYPVIVNSSLQVGSAILTEAGLSFLGLGDPSLVSWGRMLSIAQMYVRRAWWMAAFPGAAIFITVMAFNLIGDGLNDALNPRLRER from the coding sequence ATGGTGACGAGGGCATACCTGGGAAGGCTTGAGAGATATTCCCATGGTTTAAGGGGCTTCTGGAGGTCCTACAGCAGGAATAGACCGGCTGTTCTGGGCTTCGGAATATTGATAGCCCTCACAGCCATCGCGGTGCTCACAGACCGTCTAGACCCTTACAACCCCTTTGGGATCTACCCCAGCGAGGTCCTCCTCCCCCCATCATCTTCACACCCCTTCGGCACGGATGACCTAGGCAGGGATATCCTGAAGCTCATAATGTTCGGCAGTAAGACATCCCTCCTGGTGGGGTTCTCCGCCGTCTTCATAGCCTCCTCTATCGGAATAATCGTTGGGGCCATATCAGGCTATTACGGGGGAAAGGTCGAGGACATCCTCATGAGGTTCACCGACATGCTTCTGATAATCCCCAACTTCTTCCTGATCCTCCTCATAGTCGCCCTCTTCGGAAGCAGCCTGAGAAACGTGGTGCTTGTCATAGGATTCATGACCTGGCCTGGGACAGCCCGCCTCCTCAGGTCTACCTTCCTCTCCCTCAGGGAGCAGGAGTTCGTGCAGGCCGCTAGGGTGGTCGGCGCTAGCCACCTAAGGATAATATTCAGGCACCTCCTGCCGAATGGGATCTACCCAGTCATAGTCAACTCCTCCCTACAGGTGGGTTCTGCCATCCTCACAGAGGCTGGCCTCAGCTTCCTCGGATTAGGAGACCCAAGCCTCGTCAGCTGGGGTAGGATGCTCAGCATAGCCCAGATGTATGTCAGGAGGGCCTGGTGGATGGCTGCCTTTCCGGGTGCAGCCATATTCATAACCGTCATGGCCTTCAACCTCATCGGAGACGGGCTTAACGACGCCCTGAATCCAAGGCTCAGGGAGAGGTGA
- the serS gene encoding serine--tRNA ligase — translation MLDIRLVRENPDLVRQNIARRNDPEKLRLLDEVIELDRRWRELTTKVNELRRRRNELSGEIGRLIKEGRDPSELRRMAEMIPGMIKEAEAERDECWERVRSGLMRLPNLLHESVPYGVDESQNVEVRRWGEPPRFSFQPRSHVEVASSLGLIDFERAAKVSGAGFYYLKNELVLLDYAIIRFAIDHLLSKGYTLIEPPFMLRRRPYEGATDLSDFEKVMYKVEGEDLYLIATSEHSIAAMFMDEVLNAEDLPIRLVGVSPCFRREVGTHGKYTKGLFRVHQFNKVEQFIFCLPEQSWTLHEELQRNSEELYQKLGLHYRVMNVCTGDIGSIAAKKYDIEVWMADGVYRESGSNSNCTDYQARRLNIRYRLKEGQPPAGYVHTLNNTALATSRTMLAILEQYQQDDGSVLVPEPLRKYMNGMERIEGILNPLKL, via the coding sequence ATGCTGGACATAAGGCTGGTCAGGGAGAATCCGGATCTCGTACGCCAGAATATCGCTAGGAGGAACGATCCCGAGAAGCTTAGGCTCCTGGACGAGGTCATAGAGCTGGACAGGAGGTGGAGGGAGCTTACCACCAAGGTGAACGAGCTTAGAAGGAGGAGGAACGAGCTGAGCGGGGAGATAGGGCGCCTCATAAAGGAGGGTAGAGACCCCTCGGAGTTGAGGAGGATGGCTGAGATGATTCCAGGCATGATCAAGGAGGCTGAGGCTGAAAGGGATGAGTGCTGGGAGAGGGTTAGGAGCGGTTTGATGAGGCTGCCCAACCTCCTCCACGAGTCGGTGCCATATGGCGTTGATGAGAGCCAGAACGTCGAGGTGAGGAGGTGGGGTGAACCTCCTAGATTCTCCTTCCAGCCCAGGAGCCATGTCGAGGTCGCCTCCTCCCTGGGCCTCATAGACTTCGAGAGGGCGGCGAAGGTCTCTGGAGCGGGTTTCTACTACCTAAAGAATGAATTGGTCCTCCTCGACTACGCGATAATCCGCTTCGCTATAGATCACCTCCTCTCTAAGGGCTACACCCTCATAGAGCCCCCCTTCATGCTCAGGAGGAGGCCATATGAGGGGGCCACAGACCTCTCAGACTTCGAGAAGGTGATGTACAAGGTTGAGGGGGAGGACCTGTACCTGATAGCGACGAGCGAGCACTCCATCGCGGCCATGTTCATGGATGAGGTCCTCAACGCCGAGGATCTACCCATAAGGCTCGTGGGGGTGAGCCCATGCTTCAGGAGGGAGGTGGGGACCCATGGGAAGTATACGAAGGGCCTCTTCAGGGTCCACCAGTTCAACAAGGTCGAGCAGTTCATATTCTGCCTCCCCGAACAGAGCTGGACGCTTCACGAGGAGCTCCAGCGGAACAGCGAGGAGCTATACCAGAAGCTAGGCCTCCACTACAGGGTGATGAACGTCTGCACCGGGGACATAGGAAGCATAGCCGCTAAGAAGTATGACATAGAGGTCTGGATGGCTGATGGGGTGTACAGGGAGAGTGGGAGCAACAGCAACTGCACAGACTATCAGGCAAGGAGGCTTAACATCAGGTACCGGCTTAAGGAGGGTCAGCCCCCAGCAGGCTATGTTCACACACTGAATAACACCGCCCTAGCCACAAGCAGGACGATGCTCGCCATCCTAGAGCAGTACCAGCAGGATGACGGCTCGGTGCTGGTCCCAGAGCCGCTGAGAAAATACATGAATGGGATGGAAAGAATAGAGGGGATACTGAACCCCCTTAAGCTCTGA
- a CDS encoding TldD/PmbA family protein, with amino-acid sequence MVLDRLLDVAERAVKTALRMGAHQSQASSFILDAALTRYANSQIHQNVAYRSGGVSVRVVLSDRRMGDIEAFTLEEEGVEKAVEDALRIARASRPNLDFKGPPEPEPWSPLEGAFDDETSLCTPQDRVQMVREAIETAHARSPLVRAVAGNLSTNSAYFAVVNSLGVSARASLTTAGMKTTVISELEGTEGFSTAESYSRRVGDIDPIQLAGEAAERSVKGVKPARVQPGDYEVVLSPLAVRVLFSYISGMGFSASSYQDGSSFVRYFSGQRVFDIKLNVKDDALDPRTLYMLPVDGEGVPKRRMNLIAAGEALLEGICYDSLRAGREDKKSTGHSPPPIGRRLLDRPVPYNVIVEPGDSNMDEMIEETKNGLFITDLWYIRPVEPTRIVLTGLTRDGTFLIENGELSKPVVNLRFTDSMLSALSEIPLLGKEVKTFETNAVPAMKLKKMRFVGVSAY; translated from the coding sequence ATGGTCTTAGATAGGCTTCTAGATGTGGCCGAGAGGGCTGTTAAAACGGCTTTGAGGATGGGAGCCCACCAGTCCCAGGCATCATCCTTCATCCTCGACGCAGCCCTAACAAGGTATGCGAACTCCCAGATCCACCAGAACGTCGCCTACAGGTCCGGAGGGGTCTCCGTCAGGGTGGTCCTCTCAGACAGGAGGATGGGAGACATAGAGGCCTTCACCCTCGAGGAGGAAGGGGTTGAGAAGGCCGTTGAGGACGCCTTAAGGATAGCCAGGGCGTCGAGGCCAAATCTAGACTTCAAAGGCCCACCGGAGCCAGAGCCTTGGAGCCCATTGGAGGGGGCCTTCGACGATGAGACCTCCCTCTGCACACCTCAGGACAGGGTTCAGATGGTGAGGGAGGCCATTGAGACAGCCCACGCCAGGTCGCCCCTGGTGAGGGCTGTGGCTGGAAACCTCTCCACAAACTCGGCTTACTTCGCAGTGGTCAACTCTCTCGGGGTCTCGGCCAGGGCCTCCCTAACCACCGCCGGCATGAAGACCACGGTCATCTCCGAGCTTGAGGGGACTGAGGGGTTCAGCACGGCTGAGAGCTACTCTAGAAGGGTGGGGGATATAGACCCAATCCAGCTCGCTGGGGAGGCGGCTGAGAGGTCCGTTAAAGGGGTTAAACCTGCGAGGGTTCAGCCCGGGGATTATGAGGTCGTCTTATCACCACTCGCCGTTAGGGTTCTCTTCTCCTACATATCCGGCATGGGGTTCTCAGCATCCTCATACCAGGATGGGAGCTCCTTCGTCAGATACTTCTCAGGCCAGAGGGTCTTCGACATTAAGCTGAACGTTAAGGACGACGCGTTGGACCCAAGGACCCTCTACATGCTCCCCGTGGACGGGGAAGGGGTTCCAAAGAGGAGGATGAACCTCATAGCAGCAGGCGAGGCGCTCTTGGAGGGTATCTGCTACGACTCCCTCAGGGCTGGCAGAGAGGATAAGAAGAGCACGGGCCATTCACCTCCACCCATCGGAAGGAGGCTCCTCGACCGCCCCGTCCCATACAACGTCATAGTGGAGCCTGGAGACTCGAATATGGATGAGATGATAGAGGAGACGAAGAATGGGCTATTCATAACCGACCTATGGTACATAAGGCCAGTCGAGCCCACGAGGATCGTCCTAACAGGGCTTACCAGGGATGGGACCTTCCTCATAGAGAATGGAGAGCTGTCGAAACCGGTCGTCAACCTAAGATTCACAGACAGCATGCTCTCAGCCCTATCCGAGATTCCCCTCCTGGGCAAGGAGGTTAAGACCTTCGAGACCAACGCGGTTCCGGCGATGAAGCTGAAGAAGATGAGGTTCGTGGGAGTATCAGCATATTAG
- a CDS encoding ABC transporter permease, whose translation MSMRRYVLRRIPQLIPLCVFAIVINFTLMHLAPGSPIDYLVGGGEVVPKEYIEKLTREFGLDKPLHEQLLIYIMNVFNGNLGTSYRYRAPVLHVILERVPNTLLLMTTSIMFAFILGIFLGVSSSKRPYSLVDNLASTISVLGYSIPTFWLGMLLIIVFSVYLRWLPTMGMSTIGAELEGWEAVMDTLRHLILPATTLGTTYLALYTRLTRASMLEELRKDYITTAWGKGLDDRAVYYRHAFRNAMLPVTTVLGLNLGLMLTGATLTETVFSWPGIGRLVYDSIITRDYPVLMGIFIIVSITVVLANFIVDILYAILDPRVRYK comes from the coding sequence TTGTCGATGAGGAGGTATGTCCTGAGGAGGATCCCCCAGCTCATCCCCCTATGCGTCTTCGCCATCGTAATAAACTTCACCCTCATGCACCTTGCCCCGGGAAGCCCAATAGACTACCTCGTAGGAGGTGGTGAAGTCGTCCCGAAGGAGTATATCGAGAAGCTGACAAGGGAGTTCGGGCTTGACAAGCCCCTCCACGAGCAGCTCCTTATATACATCATGAATGTCTTCAACGGGAACCTCGGCACCTCCTACAGGTACAGGGCCCCAGTCCTCCATGTCATCCTTGAACGGGTTCCCAACACCCTCCTCCTAATGACGACGAGCATAATGTTCGCCTTCATCCTTGGAATATTCCTCGGAGTCTCATCGTCTAAAAGACCCTACTCGCTTGTGGATAACCTAGCCTCAACGATATCCGTCTTGGGGTACTCCATACCAACCTTCTGGCTTGGGATGCTCCTAATAATAGTCTTTTCGGTTTACCTCCGCTGGCTTCCCACGATGGGTATGTCGACCATAGGGGCGGAGCTGGAGGGGTGGGAGGCGGTGATGGACACCCTTAGACACCTCATACTTCCTGCGACGACCCTGGGAACCACATACCTAGCCCTGTATACGAGGTTGACGAGGGCCAGTATGCTGGAGGAGCTGAGGAAGGACTACATAACGACAGCTTGGGGGAAGGGGCTGGATGATAGGGCTGTATATTATAGGCATGCCTTCAGGAACGCGATGCTTCCTGTTACGACGGTACTGGGCCTAAATCTAGGCCTAATGTTAACGGGGGCTACGCTTACCGAGACCGTCTTCTCCTGGCCAGGTATCGGGAGGCTCGTCTACGACTCAATAATCACAAGGGACTATCCAGTCTTGATGGGTATATTCATCATAGTCTCGATAACTGTTGTCCTAGCGAACTTCATAGTAGACATCCTATATGCAATATTGGATCCGAGGGTGAGATATAAGTGA